A genome region from Panthera leo isolate Ple1 chromosome A2, P.leo_Ple1_pat1.1, whole genome shotgun sequence includes the following:
- the LOC122207245 gene encoding LOW QUALITY PROTEIN: uncharacterized protein LOC122207245 (The sequence of the model RefSeq protein was modified relative to this genomic sequence to represent the inferred CDS: deleted 1 base in 1 codon; substituted 1 base at 1 genomic stop codon) — protein sequence MGQTQTTPLSIMIDHFKDVRGRANNLSVEVRKGRWQFFCSSEWPTFNVGWPPEGTFDLPTIHRVRSIISQPKTGHLDQLPYIITWQDLVEDPPSWLKPFLAPLPPEPKPILALQGTKKKKSLIQPSAPLYPVLQWGTEEELIFPPSYNPSRMPEEHHPPPPGEADAVPRAGGGNAPVGSPPFTRQRAQREQSASAADSTILPLRATRPPDAEGNQPHHYCPFATSDLYNWKVQNPKFSEKPAGLIDLLDSVLFTHQPTWDDCQQLLQVLFTTEKRERIVNEARKLVPGTDGNPTTNQAQIDASFPLTRPQWDFNTAEGKERLRVYRQTLMGGLRMAARKPTNLAKVGNVQQGKDESPAAFLERIMEAFRTYTPMDPEALESKAAVIMAFVNQSAIDIRRKLQKIDRLGEKSLQDLLVVAEKVYNNRELPEDKQARAMATASSKQTRDLARILLATTADSPEERDRHLRQLADDTRKGKRTTKGGKQRLQKDQCAYCKEIGHWARDCLKRAGGKGSKTDRVKVLELDELSDXGSRGSDPLPEPRVTLKVEGTPVDFLVDTGAQHSVLRTPQGKLASKKSWVQGATGMSQYSWTTRRTVDLGTGRVSHSFMVIPEFSYPLLGRDLLTKIGAQITFRQGGPQVTDGKGHPIQVLTMKLEDEYLLHQEALLREDNIDRWLQEFPSVWAETGGGMGLAAHRTPVLVELKPGESPVRIKQYPMSQEARKGIQPHIRRLRSLGVLVPCQSAWNTPLLPVKKPHTNDYRPVQDLREVNKRVADIHPTVPNPYTLLSSLAPSRVWYTVLDLKDAFFSLPLAPQSQPLLAFEWHDPEEGYSGQLTWTQLPQGFKNSPTIFDEALHEDLGEYRREHPGLTLLQYVDDILIAADTAKDCERGTQDLLATLGALGYRASTKKAQICRERVSYLGYILEGGQRRLSDARKETVLKIPTPTSRREVREFFLGSAGYCRLWVPGFAEIARPLYEATKEGKTFKWTEKEEIAFNRLKKALLSAPALGLPDITKPFHLFVDEHKGIAKGVLTQALGPWNRPVAYLSKKLDPVAAGWPPCLRIIAATALLVKDADKLTLGQEIWITTPHAIEGVLKQPPDRWMSNTRMTHYQSLLLNPPRVRFHPSAALNPATLLPDPDLGAPLHDCAGILERVHGFRMDLTDQPLPDAEATWFTDGSSFVRDGHRYAGAAVVTETDTVWAEALPSGTSAQRAELIALTKALMLGAGKRLNIYTDSRYAFATAHIHGAIYQERGLLTAEGRTIKNKQEILNLLTALWLPAKLAIVHCQGHQKADNPVARGNRKADQAAKAVALTPVPTMTIQLPYPGDPVLPDQPKYSQEELQRIKKLPMAQEIKGWWYTPNKELVLPDRLGVSVLEHMHRSTHMGAQKLKDLIRHAGIKIHQQDTKIEQVVSACKTCQLTNAKAISNKKGTRLRGTRPGAQWEVDFTEVKPGKYGYKYLLVFTDTFSGWVEAYPTKHETAQTVAKKLLEDILPRYGFPAMVGSDNGPAFISQVTQAVAKAVGANWKLHCAYRPQSSGQVERMNRTLKETLTKLTMETGGDWVTLLPYALYRVRNTPYTLGFTPYEIMFGRPPPVIPSLRAELLAEFKDQELFLSLRGLQRAHEDIWPRLHAIYEAGPTLTPHQYKPGDWVYVKRHHRETLKPRWKGPYIVVLTTPTALKVDGIATWVHHTHVR from the exons atgggacagactcagactactcctctaagtattatgattgatcactttaaggatgtgaggggaagagctaacaacctcagtgtggaagtccgaaagggtcggtggcagtttttttgttctagcgagtggccaactttcaatgtcggatggccaccagaggggaccttcgacctccctaccatccaccgagtcaggagtatcatctctcagcctaagacgggccatcttgatcagctcccttacattatcacttggcaggaccttgtagaagacccaccctcttggcttaagcccttcctagccccgctccctccggagccaaaacccattcttgctttgcaggggacaaagaagaagaaaagtcttatccagccttcagcacccctctaccctgtcttacagtggggtactgaagaagaattaatttttcctccctcgtataacccctctaggatgccggaagaacaccatcctccccctccgggggaggcagacgctgttccgagagcgggaggcggaaacgctccagtgggaagcccgcccttcaccagacaaagggctcagagggagcaatctgcctccgccgccgactccactattctgcccctgcgagccaccagacccccagacgcggaggggaaccagccccatcactattgccctttcgccactagtgacctctacaattggaaagttcagaatcctaagttttctgagaaaccggcagggcttattgatttattagactctgttctttttacccatcagcccacgtgggacgattgccagcagcttttgcaggtcctgttcacgactgaaaaaagagaaagaatcgtcaacgaggcccgaaaactagttccgggcacagacgggaatcccaccaccaaccaggctcagatagatgcctccttccccttaactcggccccagtgggatttcaacacggcagaaggtaaggagaggctccgggtctaccgccagactctaatggggggtctccgaatggctgctagaaagccaaccaatttggccaaggtaggaaatgtacaacagggaaaagatgaatctccggctgcctttttagaacggatcatggaggcattccgtacctatacccccatggatccagaggctctggaaagcaaggcagctgttatcatggcctttgtaaaccaatcggccatagacattaggagaaaattacagaaaatagatagactaggagaaaaaagtctgcaggacttactggtggtagccgaaaaggtatataataaccgggagcttcctgaggacaagcaggcccgCGCCATGGcgactgccagcagtaagcagactcgagacctggccagaatactactagctaccactgctgactcccctgaggaacgagaccgccatctccggcagctggcagacgacacaagaaaaggtaaaagaaccaccaagggggggaagcagaggctgcagaaggatcagtgcgcatactgcaaggagatagggcattgggcccgagattgtctgaaaagggccggcgggaaaggaagcaagactgatcgagtaaaagtcctagagctagatgaactaagtgattaggggagtcggggttcggaccctctccccgaacccagggtaactcttaaagtggaggggacccctgttgacttccttgtcgacaccggagcacaacattcggtcctccgcaccccacaaggaaaactagccagcaagaagtcctgggtacaaggggcaactggtatgagccagtattcatggactacccgaagaacagtagatttgggaacgggccgggtatcccactcctttatggtaataccagaattctcctacccgctgttaggacgggacttactgaccaagattggagctcagataactttcagacaaggggggcctcaggtcaccgatggcaagggccaccccatccaggtactgaccatgaaactggaggatgaatacctcctccaccaggaggcgctcctgagagaggataatatagacagatggctacaagaattcccctcggtttgggcagagact gggggggggatgggactagccgctcataggaccccagtcctcgtagagctcaagccaggagagagtccggtaaggatcaaacaataccccatgtctcaggaggcccggaaggggatccagccacacatccggagactacgaagcctaggggtactagttccttgccagtctgcctggaacacccccttactgccggtcaaaaagcctcacacaaatgactaccgaccggtacaagacctccgggaagtaaataagagggtcgcggacatacacccaactgttcccaacccatatactctcttgagctccttggcgccctccagggtctggtatactgtactagatttaaaggacgccttcttcagtctgccgctggcaccccagagccaacccttgctcgccttcgagtggcatgatccggaggagggctacagtgggcaactcacctggacacagctacctcagggattcaaaaattcacccaccatcttcgacgaggcactacacgaggacctgggtgagtacagaagggagcaccctggcctcaccctcctacagtacgtagatgacatcctgattgctgccgacacggccaaagactgtgagcgagggacccaggacctgctggctaccctgggggccttagggtaccgggcatccacgaagaaggctcagatatgcagggagagggtaagttacctgggatatatcctagagggcggacagcggcggttatcagatgccagaaaagaaactgtcctaaagatccctactcccacctcccgaagagaagtgagggaattcttcctaggatcagccggctactgccgcctctgggttccaggttttgctgagatcgccaggcccctatatgaagctaccaaagaggggaaaacatttaaatggactgaaaaagaagaaattgcctttaatcggttaaaaaaggccctcctaagtgccccagccctgggcctaccagacattacgaaacccttccacctctttgtagacgaacataagggaatagcaaaaggggttctaactcaagccttaggcccctggaaccgcccagtggcttacctgtctaagaaactagacccagtggctgccggctggccgccatgcctaagaattattgcggcgacagcactcctagtcaaggatgcagacaagctcaccctaggacaggagatctggatcacgaccccacacgccattgaaggggtcctgaaacagcctccggatagatggatgagcaatacacgtatgactcattaccagagcctcctactcaaccctccacgagtgcggttccaccccagtgcagccctcaatcctgcaaccctgctgcccgaccctgacctaggtgctccactacatgactgtgcgggaatcctggaacgagtacatggattccggatggacctgaccgaccagcccctccccgatgccgaggctacttggttcactgatggcagcagctttgtgcgagatggacacaggtatgcgggtgcagcggtggtcaccgaaacggacaccgtatgggcggaggctctaccctccggaacatcagcccagcgagcggagctcatagccctcaccaaggcgctgatgctgggagctggaaaacggcttaacatctacacagacagccgttatgcatttgccacagctcatattcatggggcaatttatcaggagagggggttactgacggcagaaggacggactataaaaaataagcaggagatacttaacctgcttacggccttatggcttcctgccaagctagccattgtccactgccaagggcaccaaaaagctgataatccagtagctagaggtaatcgaaaggctgaccaggcagccaaggcagtagcccttactccagtccccaccatgaccatacaactaccatacccgggagacccagttttaccagaccagcccaaatactcccaggaggagttacagaggatcaagaaactccccatggcccaggagataaagggatggtggtatacacctaacaaggagctcgtgctgccagaccggctcggagtctcagtattagagcacatgcatcggtctactcacatgggggcccaaaaattaaaagacttaatccgacatgccggaatcaagattcaccaacaggacaccaaaatagagcaagttgtatctgcctgcaagacctgccaactcaccaacgcgaaagccatatcaaataaaaaaggaaccaggctcagaggcaccagaccgggagcccaatgggaagtcgacttcactgaagtcaaaccaggaaagtatggttataaatatcttttagtatttacagacaccttctctggctgggtggaggcatacccaaccaagcatgaaacggctcagacggtggctaagaagctactagaagacatcttacccaggtatggttttcctgccatggtaggatcagacaatggaccagcttttatctctcaggtaacacaggcagtagccaaggcggtgggggcaaactggaaattacattgtgcttataggccccagagctcaggacaggtagaaagaatgaatagaaccctaaaagagacccttaccaaattaaccatggagactggcggggactgggtgactctcctaccgtacgccctttaccgggttagaaacactccttacactctgggttttactccctacgagatcatgtttggcaggccaccccctgttattcccagccttcgagctgaacttcttgcagagtttaaagatcaagaactttttctttccttgagagggctccagagggcgcacgaggacatttggccgcgcctccatgccatctacgaggctggcccgaccctgacacctcatcagtacaagccgggagactgggtctatgtcaagaggcaccaccgagagactctcaagccgcgctggaagggaccctacattgtagtgctgacaacccccaccgctctcaaagtagacggcatcgcgacctgggtccatcacacccacgttcgg